From Bradyrhizobium symbiodeficiens, the proteins below share one genomic window:
- the rplS gene encoding 50S ribosomal protein L19, translating into MNLIQQLEKEQFDKLSAGKDIPEFGPGDTVIVNVKVVEGDRTRVQAYEGVCIGRSGGGLNESFTVRKISYGEGVERVFPVMSPMIDSIKVVRRGKVRRAKLYYLRQLRGKSARIVEKTEHAKAVNE; encoded by the coding sequence ATGAACCTGATCCAACAGCTCGAAAAAGAGCAGTTCGACAAGCTGTCCGCCGGCAAGGACATTCCGGAATTCGGTCCCGGCGACACCGTGATCGTCAACGTGAAGGTCGTCGAAGGCGACCGTACCCGTGTGCAGGCCTATGAAGGCGTCTGCATCGGCCGTTCCGGCGGTGGCCTCAACGAGAGCTTCACCGTCCGCAAGATCTCCTACGGCGAAGGCGTCGAGCGCGTGTTTCCGGTGATGTCGCCGATGATCGACTCGATCAAGGTGGTACGCCGCGGCAAGGTGCGTCGCGCCAAGCTCTATTACCTGCGCCAGCTGCGCGGCAAGTCGGCTCGTATCGTCGAGAAGACCGAGCACGCCAAGGCCGTCAACGAGTAA
- the trmD gene encoding tRNA (guanosine(37)-N1)-methyltransferase TrmD — protein MTNPSPWRATVLTLFPEMFPGPLGVSLAGRALASGLWEIEARDIRASATDRHRSVDDTPAGGGPGMVLRADVLAAAIDAAEIAPERPRLLMSPRGRPLTQARVTELAQGPGPLIVCGRFEGIDQRVIDARGLEEVSIGDYVLSGGEIAALALIDACVRLLPGVMGKEASGTEESFSDGLLEYPQYTRPQLFEGAAIPEVLTSGDHAKVAAWRRVQSEALTAARRPDLWARIPAKAPNRTGRQKTPKNKTDG, from the coding sequence ATGACCAATCCCTCACCCTGGCGCGCGACCGTGCTGACGCTGTTTCCGGAGATGTTTCCGGGGCCGCTCGGCGTGAGCCTGGCCGGCCGGGCGCTGGCGTCCGGGCTCTGGGAGATCGAGGCGCGGGACATCAGGGCGTCCGCTACCGACCGCCATCGCAGCGTCGACGACACTCCGGCCGGCGGCGGACCGGGCATGGTGCTGCGGGCGGATGTTCTGGCGGCGGCCATCGATGCCGCCGAGATCGCCCCTGAGCGGCCGCGGCTGCTGATGAGCCCCCGGGGTCGGCCATTGACCCAGGCTCGCGTCACAGAGCTCGCCCAGGGCCCAGGCCCCCTGATCGTCTGCGGCCGGTTCGAGGGGATCGACCAGCGGGTGATCGACGCTCGGGGCCTCGAGGAGGTCTCGATCGGCGATTACGTGCTGTCCGGGGGCGAAATCGCAGCCCTGGCCCTGATCGACGCCTGCGTACGGCTGTTGCCGGGGGTGATGGGCAAGGAAGCCTCTGGAACCGAGGAAAGCTTCTCTGACGGCCTGCTCGAATACCCCCAATACACCCGCCCGCAGCTGTTCGAGGGGGCGGCGATCCCGGAGGTCCTGACCTCGGGCGACCACGCCAAGGTCGCGGCTTGGCGGCGGGTGCAATCCGAGGCGCTGACGGCAGCCCGGCGGCCCGATTTGTGGGCCCGAATCCCGGCAAAGGCCCCGAATCGGACCGGACGCCAAAAAACGCCAAAAAACAAGACAGACGGGTGA
- the rimM gene encoding ribosome maturation factor RimM (Essential for efficient processing of 16S rRNA), protein MSALVCVARIGAAHGVRGAVKLWTFTEDPFAVKRYGPLLSKDGKRQFEVATAREARDHLVATFKGVTTREEAERLNGIELYVAREKLPATDDDEYYHTDLIGLAAVTTDGDALGRVLAIHNFGAGDIIEIAPPKGTTLLLPFTNAVVPEVDLKGGRVVIALPQEIEGEDRGEVPSESRPRLVRKAHGRGDP, encoded by the coding sequence ATGTCGGCGCTGGTCTGCGTCGCGCGGATCGGCGCCGCGCATGGTGTGCGCGGTGCGGTCAAATTGTGGACCTTCACCGAAGATCCCTTTGCCGTGAAGCGGTACGGTCCGCTGCTGTCCAAGGACGGCAAGCGCCAGTTCGAGGTCGCAACGGCGCGCGAGGCCAGGGATCATCTGGTCGCGACGTTCAAGGGCGTCACGACCCGCGAGGAGGCCGAGCGCCTCAACGGCATCGAGCTCTACGTCGCGCGCGAAAAACTGCCCGCAACTGACGACGACGAATATTACCACACCGATCTGATCGGGCTCGCCGCCGTCACCACGGACGGCGACGCGCTCGGCCGCGTGCTCGCGATCCATAATTTCGGCGCCGGCGACATCATCGAGATCGCGCCGCCCAAAGGCACGACGCTGCTGCTGCCGTTTACCAACGCGGTGGTGCCGGAGGTCGATCTCAAGGGCGGTCGCGTCGTGATCGCGCTGCCGCAGGAGATCGAGGGCGAGGATCGTGGCGAAGTTCCCTCCGAGAGTCGTCCCCGCCTAGTGCGCAAAGCGCACGGGCGCGGGGATCCATAA
- the rpsP gene encoding 30S ribosomal protein S16, whose amino-acid sequence MSVVIRLARAGTKKRPVYHVVVADSRFPRDGRFIERLGYFNPLLPKDNETRLKLDMDKVKAWLAKGAQPSDRVSRFLDAAGVKKREARNNPEKAVPRKERKAQAEAAAKG is encoded by the coding sequence ATGTCCGTCGTCATCCGCCTCGCCCGCGCAGGCACCAAGAAGCGTCCCGTCTATCACGTCGTCGTCGCCGATTCGCGCTTTCCCCGCGATGGCCGCTTCATCGAGCGTCTCGGCTATTTCAACCCGCTGCTGCCGAAGGACAACGAGACCCGACTGAAGCTGGATATGGACAAGGTGAAGGCCTGGCTCGCCAAGGGCGCGCAGCCGTCCGACCGCGTGTCGCGTTTCCTCGATGCCGCCGGCGTCAAGAAGCGCGAAGCGCGCAACAACCCCGAGAAGGCCGTGCCGCGCAAGGAGCGCAAGGCGCAGGCTGAAGCCGCCGCGAAGGGTTAA
- the ffh gene encoding signal recognition particle protein has protein sequence MFDNLSERLGGILDRLTGRGALTEKDVDAAMREVRRALLEADVALEVVRSFTERVREQAIGATVVKSVTPGQMVVKIVHDELINTLGAEGQTIDVNSVPPVPIMMVGLQGSGKTTTTAKLARRLVQRDKRKVLMASLDVYRPAAMEQLAVLGRDLDIPTLPIVAGQQPPQIAKRAMEAGKLGGYDVVLLDTAGRTTLDEDMMAEAAAIKAAANPHEVLLVADSLTGQDAVNLARAFDERVGLTGIVLTRVDGDGRGGAALSMRAVTGKPIKLLGTGEKTDALEDFHPDRIAGRILGMGDVVSLVERAAANIDAEKAARTAERMRKGQFDLNDMREQLLQMASMGGISGLMGMMPGISKMKNQIAAAGIDDKILKRQVAVIDSMTRDERRHPDLLKASRKKRIAAGSGQSVEQVNKLLKMHRNMADVMKAMGSGKRGPLAGIAQAMGFGGGMKPPSPEEMKALQEKMQSGGGGLPNLPKDLPAGLRQGLPNVPGLTGLSGKPMLPGLGGFPGKKK, from the coding sequence TTGTTCGACAATCTGTCGGAACGGCTTGGTGGCATTCTCGATCGTCTGACGGGGCGCGGTGCGCTGACCGAAAAGGACGTCGACGCCGCGATGCGCGAAGTGCGCCGCGCGCTGCTGGAAGCCGACGTCGCGCTCGAAGTGGTCCGCAGCTTCACCGAGCGCGTCCGCGAGCAGGCGATCGGCGCCACCGTCGTCAAGTCGGTGACCCCCGGCCAGATGGTGGTCAAGATCGTCCATGACGAGCTGATCAACACGCTCGGCGCCGAGGGCCAGACCATCGACGTCAATTCCGTGCCGCCGGTGCCGATCATGATGGTCGGCCTGCAAGGCTCGGGCAAGACCACCACCACCGCAAAGCTCGCCCGCCGCCTGGTCCAGCGCGACAAGCGCAAGGTGCTGATGGCCTCGCTCGACGTCTACCGTCCGGCGGCAATGGAGCAGCTGGCCGTGCTCGGCCGCGATCTCGACATTCCGACGCTGCCGATCGTCGCCGGCCAGCAGCCGCCGCAGATCGCCAAGCGCGCGATGGAAGCCGGCAAGCTCGGCGGCTACGACGTCGTGCTGCTCGACACCGCCGGCCGCACCACGCTCGACGAAGACATGATGGCGGAGGCAGCCGCGATCAAAGCGGCTGCGAATCCGCATGAAGTGCTGCTGGTTGCAGACTCGCTCACCGGTCAGGACGCCGTGAACCTCGCGCGCGCCTTCGACGAGCGCGTCGGCCTCACCGGCATCGTGCTGACCCGCGTCGACGGTGACGGCCGCGGCGGTGCTGCGCTGTCGATGCGCGCGGTCACCGGCAAGCCGATCAAGCTGCTCGGCACCGGTGAAAAGACCGACGCACTGGAAGATTTCCATCCCGACCGTATCGCCGGCCGCATCCTCGGCATGGGCGACGTGGTCTCGCTGGTCGAGCGCGCCGCCGCCAATATCGACGCCGAGAAGGCCGCGCGCACCGCCGAGCGCATGCGCAAGGGTCAGTTCGACCTCAACGACATGCGCGAGCAATTGCTGCAGATGGCCAGCATGGGCGGCATCAGCGGGCTGATGGGCATGATGCCCGGCATCTCCAAGATGAAGAACCAGATCGCAGCCGCCGGCATCGACGACAAGATCCTGAAGCGCCAGGTCGCGGTGATCGATTCCATGACGCGCGACGAGCGCCGTCATCCCGATCTGCTCAAGGCCAGCCGCAAGAAACGTATCGCCGCGGGTTCCGGCCAGAGCGTCGAGCAGGTCAACAAGCTGCTGAAGATGCACCGGAACATGGCCGACGTGATGAAGGCGATGGGCTCGGGCAAGCGTGGCCCGCTCGCCGGCATCGCACAGGCGATGGGCTTTGGCGGCGGCATGAAGCCGCCCTCGCCGGAAGAGATGAAGGCGCTGCAGGAAAAGATGCAGAGCGGCGGCGGTGGCCTTCCGAATCTGCCGAAGGATTTGCCGGCCGGGCTACGCCAGGGCCTGCCGAACGTTCCGGGACTCACCGGGCTGAGCGGCAAGCCGATGCTGCCGGGCCTCGGCGGTTTCCCGGGCAAGAAGAAATGA
- a CDS encoding MBL fold metallo-hydrolase: MPVTRRRVFGLLAGAGALAGIPSLWMSRMKTYDGPASDHFDGLNFFDPDGAPPKSLREVLRWQLGGRRQRAKWPDWAPSPHADTPPARVDGDKVRLSFVGHASWLIQAGGLNILVDPVWSERVSPVSFAGPKRHNDPGIVFEKLPQIDVVLVSHGHYDHLDIATLSRLTKNFAPRVVTPLGNDVTMRSWDSTIKAEAFDWHDRIELGGGIAVHLVPTRHWTARGMFDRNKALWASFVLETPAGKIYVVCDSGYGDGRHFRRVAERHGKLRLAILPIGAYEPRWFMRDQHMNPEDAVKALADCGAEAALGHHHGTFQLTDEAIDAPAKALSEALDAAEISQERFVAMKPGQVVEI, encoded by the coding sequence GTGCCGGTCACCCGCCGCCGCGTTTTCGGGCTGCTGGCCGGGGCGGGCGCGCTGGCCGGTATCCCGTCCCTCTGGATGTCCCGCATGAAAACCTATGACGGCCCCGCCTCCGACCATTTCGACGGCCTGAACTTCTTCGATCCGGACGGCGCGCCGCCGAAATCGCTCCGCGAGGTGCTGCGCTGGCAGCTCGGCGGCAGGCGGCAGCGGGCGAAATGGCCCGACTGGGCGCCCAGCCCGCATGCCGACACCCCGCCCGCCCGCGTCGATGGCGACAAGGTGCGGCTCTCCTTCGTCGGCCACGCCAGCTGGCTGATCCAGGCCGGGGGCCTCAACATCCTGGTCGACCCCGTCTGGTCGGAGCGGGTTTCGCCGGTCAGCTTTGCCGGGCCGAAGCGGCACAATGATCCCGGCATCGTCTTCGAGAAACTGCCGCAGATCGACGTCGTGCTGGTCTCGCACGGCCATTACGATCATCTCGACATCGCAACGCTGTCGCGGCTCACCAAGAATTTTGCCCCGCGCGTGGTCACCCCGCTCGGCAACGACGTGACGATGCGCAGCTGGGATTCCACGATCAAGGCGGAAGCGTTCGACTGGCATGATCGCATCGAGCTCGGCGGCGGCATCGCCGTGCATCTGGTGCCGACGCGGCACTGGACGGCGCGCGGCATGTTCGACCGCAACAAGGCGCTGTGGGCGAGTTTTGTGCTGGAGACCCCTGCGGGGAAAATCTACGTCGTCTGCGATTCCGGCTACGGCGACGGCCGGCATTTCCGCCGCGTCGCCGAGCGGCACGGCAAGCTGCGCCTCGCCATCCTTCCCATCGGCGCCTACGAGCCGCGCTGGTTCATGCGCGACCAGCACATGAATCCGGAAGACGCGGTGAAGGCGCTGGCCGATTGCGGCGCCGAGGCCGCGCTCGGGCATCATCACGGCACGTTCCAGCTCACCGACGAAGCGATCGACGCGCCGGCCAAGGCACTGTCGGAAGCGCTCGACGCGGCGGAGATTTCGCAGGAGCGGTTCGTGGCGATGAAGCCCGGGCAGGTGGTGGAGATTTAG
- a CDS encoding SIMPL domain-containing protein yields MKKPAVLVTSLAAVFAATLLTTPALADDFPSAITVSGEANISAAPDLAQIDAGIANDAKTAKEASDANNAAMGKVLLALKGAGIPEKDYQTSRLSLQPQYGQNKSTGASPVVGFRASNRVTVKIRDVTKVAGIIDALVGAGANDIGNISFEVTQASKLLDDAREQAVADARRKAEIYAKATGVTLGAPLSVSEGGAPVPLFKARMATPQMAPAAVAPGEETLSVTVNVSWAIKAKEQ; encoded by the coding sequence ATGAAAAAGCCTGCCGTACTCGTTACGTCCCTTGCCGCCGTTTTCGCCGCCACGCTGCTGACAACGCCTGCGCTTGCCGATGATTTTCCATCCGCCATTACGGTGAGCGGCGAAGCCAACATTTCCGCGGCGCCCGATCTCGCGCAGATCGACGCCGGCATCGCCAACGACGCCAAGACGGCGAAGGAAGCCTCCGACGCCAACAACGCCGCGATGGGCAAGGTGCTGCTGGCGCTGAAGGGCGCCGGCATCCCCGAGAAGGATTACCAGACCTCGCGGCTGTCGCTGCAGCCGCAATACGGCCAGAACAAATCCACCGGCGCCTCGCCCGTGGTGGGTTTCCGCGCCTCCAATCGCGTCACGGTAAAAATTCGTGACGTGACCAAGGTCGCCGGCATCATCGACGCGCTGGTCGGTGCCGGCGCGAACGATATCGGCAACATCTCCTTCGAGGTGACGCAGGCATCAAAGCTGCTCGACGATGCCCGTGAGCAGGCGGTCGCCGATGCGCGCCGCAAGGCCGAGATCTACGCCAAGGCCACCGGCGTGACGCTGGGCGCTCCGCTCAGCGTGTCCGAAGGCGGCGCTCCCGTGCCGCTGTTCAAGGCGCGGATGGCGACGCCGCAAATGGCGCCAGCCGCAGTTGCGCCGGGCGAGGAAACGCTGTCGGTGACGGTGAATGTGAGCTGGGCGATCAAGGCGAAAGAGCAATAA
- a CDS encoding GyrI-like domain-containing protein → MNRFRRIALAALIPAAALSFGLSATLAQTPSPAPAASASPSSTSPSSTNPSPAPSASPAPAASVSPAPAATPSPAPAASASPSPSPAAPAAAATPAPVQTADPFGQETTLEPRKVVMVKGTANWDSAFDTLVDAFKALNTLLDKQGIKHAGNSMIVYTSTDDTGFTFLAEIPVDQDPQKLPKDMSIGKSPEGKALKFVHRGSYDNMDNTYEAITNHLDDKRLEAKDTFIEEYLTDPLKTAEDKLVINVFVPLK, encoded by the coding sequence ATGAACCGTTTTCGTCGTATCGCTCTGGCCGCGCTGATCCCGGCAGCGGCCTTGTCGTTTGGCCTGTCCGCCACGCTGGCGCAAACCCCGAGCCCGGCGCCGGCTGCATCGGCAAGTCCTTCTTCGACAAGTCCTTCTTCGACAAATCCCTCGCCGGCCCCGTCGGCTTCGCCCGCTCCGGCCGCGAGCGTCTCGCCGGCACCTGCGGCAACGCCCTCACCTGCGCCAGCCGCCAGCGCCTCACCGTCACCCAGCCCGGCCGCTCCGGCTGCGGCCGCAACGCCGGCTCCCGTGCAGACCGCCGATCCCTTCGGCCAGGAGACCACGCTCGAGCCCAGGAAGGTCGTGATGGTCAAGGGCACCGCCAATTGGGATTCGGCCTTCGACACGCTGGTCGACGCCTTCAAGGCGCTGAACACGCTGCTGGACAAGCAGGGCATCAAGCACGCCGGCAATTCGATGATCGTCTACACCTCGACCGACGATACCGGCTTCACCTTCCTCGCCGAGATCCCGGTCGATCAGGATCCGCAGAAGCTGCCCAAGGACATGAGCATCGGCAAATCGCCGGAGGGCAAGGCGCTGAAATTCGTCCATCGCGGTTCCTACGACAACATGGATAACACCTATGAGGCGATCACCAATCACCTTGACGACAAGAGGCTGGAAGCCAAGGACACCTTCATCGAGGAATATCTCACCGATCCCCTGAAGACCGCAGAAGACAAGCTCGTGATCAATGTTTTCGTGCCGCTGAAGTGA
- the dapF gene encoding diaminopimelate epimerase produces the protein MSALANHAFAKMNGIGNEIVVVDMRDSAGGVTPDDARAVASAHGGVAYDQLMVLSRPRFDGTEAFISIYNNDGSEAGACGNGMRCVVRRIFEKTGQTAATFETAAGLLNAWQGPAPDLYTVDMGAPKFGWQEIPLAEEFRDTRYIELQIGPIDNPILHSPSVVSMGNPHAIFWVEDVNAYDLERFGPLLENHPIFPERANITLAHIVDRDHVTIRTWERGAGLTRACGSAACATAVAAARLKRTERKVEITLPGGKLGIEWRERDDHVLMTGTATFEYEGRFDPALFAPAA, from the coding sequence ATGAGCGCGCTGGCCAACCACGCATTTGCCAAGATGAACGGCATCGGCAACGAGATCGTCGTCGTCGACATGCGCGATTCCGCAGGCGGGGTGACGCCGGACGACGCCCGCGCGGTGGCGTCGGCACATGGCGGCGTGGCCTACGACCAGCTCATGGTGCTCTCGAGGCCGCGGTTCGACGGCACCGAGGCCTTTATCAGCATCTACAATAATGACGGCTCGGAGGCCGGCGCCTGCGGCAACGGGATGCGCTGTGTGGTGCGGCGCATCTTCGAGAAGACCGGGCAGACCGCCGCGACGTTCGAGACCGCGGCCGGCTTGCTCAATGCCTGGCAGGGCCCGGCTCCGGATCTCTACACCGTCGACATGGGTGCGCCGAAGTTCGGCTGGCAGGAGATTCCGCTGGCCGAGGAGTTTCGCGACACCCGCTACATCGAATTGCAGATCGGGCCGATCGACAATCCGATCCTGCATTCGCCCTCGGTGGTGAGCATGGGCAATCCGCATGCGATCTTCTGGGTCGAGGACGTCAACGCCTATGATCTCGAGCGTTTCGGTCCCTTGCTCGAAAACCACCCGATCTTCCCGGAGCGCGCCAATATCACGCTCGCCCACATCGTCGATCGCGACCACGTCACGATCCGCACCTGGGAGCGCGGCGCCGGGCTGACCAGGGCCTGCGGTTCGGCGGCCTGCGCGACCGCGGTTGCCGCCGCGCGGCTGAAGCGCACCGAACGCAAAGTCGAGATCACGCTACCCGGCGGCAAGCTCGGCATCGAATGGCGCGAGCGCGACGACCACGTGCTGATGACGGGCACGGCGACCTTCGAATATGAGGGCCGATTCGATCCGGCGCTGTTCGCGCCGGCCGCCTGA
- the mtaB gene encoding tRNA (N(6)-L-threonylcarbamoyladenosine(37)-C(2))-methylthiotransferase MtaB produces MAIDIVTFGCRLNAFEAEVIRREAEAAGLKDTIVINSCAVTNEAVAQARQSIRKLKRERPEARIVVTGCAAQTQSGMFADMSEVDRVVGNDDKMRSSAWRETRNAFDLGAGEKIAVSDIMAVKEMAPHLIDGFASGLPRVFVQVQNGCDHRCTFCIIPFGRGNSRSVPMGAVVDQVRTLAERGHAEIVLTGVDLTSYGTDLPGAPKLGMLTKQILRHVPELRRLRISSIDSIEADADLLDAIADDARLMPHLHLSLQSGDDMILKRMKRRHSRQDAIAFCEQVRRLRPDIVFGADIIAGFPTETDEMFSRSLDLVEQCGLTFLHVFPYSPRPGTPAARMPQVAGGAIKERAKRLRTAGEAALRKRLQAEIGATREVLIESDGQGRTEHYLPVAIAGERVGSVVSLTINGSDGERLIV; encoded by the coding sequence ATGGCGATCGACATCGTCACCTTCGGCTGCCGCCTCAATGCGTTCGAGGCCGAGGTGATCCGCCGCGAGGCGGAAGCTGCGGGGCTCAAAGACACCATCGTCATCAACAGCTGCGCCGTCACCAACGAGGCGGTGGCGCAGGCGCGGCAATCGATCCGAAAATTGAAGCGCGAGCGGCCCGAGGCGCGCATCGTCGTCACCGGTTGCGCGGCGCAGACGCAAAGCGGCATGTTCGCCGACATGAGCGAGGTCGACCGCGTCGTCGGCAATGACGACAAGATGCGGTCATCCGCGTGGCGCGAGACACGCAATGCCTTCGATCTCGGCGCCGGCGAGAAGATCGCCGTCAGCGACATCATGGCCGTCAAGGAGATGGCGCCGCATCTGATCGACGGCTTTGCGAGCGGCCTGCCGCGCGTGTTCGTGCAGGTGCAGAACGGCTGCGACCATCGCTGCACCTTCTGCATCATCCCGTTCGGCCGCGGCAATTCGCGCTCGGTGCCGATGGGCGCGGTGGTCGATCAGGTGCGAACACTGGCGGAACGCGGCCATGCCGAGATCGTGCTGACCGGCGTCGACCTCACCAGCTACGGCACTGACCTGCCGGGCGCGCCGAAGCTCGGCATGTTGACCAAGCAGATCCTGCGTCACGTGCCGGAGCTGAGGCGTCTGCGCATCTCCTCGATCGATTCGATCGAGGCGGATGCCGATTTGCTCGATGCCATCGCTGATGATGCGCGGCTGATGCCGCATCTGCATCTGTCGCTGCAGTCCGGCGACGACATGATCCTGAAGCGCATGAAACGGCGGCATTCGCGGCAGGATGCGATCGCGTTCTGCGAGCAGGTCCGCCGCCTGCGCCCGGACATCGTCTTCGGTGCCGACATCATCGCGGGCTTCCCGACCGAGACGGATGAGATGTTTTCACGCTCGCTCGATCTGGTCGAGCAATGCGGCCTGACATTCCTGCACGTCTTCCCCTATTCACCCCGCCCCGGCACGCCGGCCGCGCGGATGCCGCAGGTGGCAGGCGGTGCGATCAAGGAGCGTGCGAAGCGGCTGCGTACGGCGGGCGAAGCCGCGCTGCGGAAGCGGCTGCAAGCCGAGATCGGCGCGACGCGCGAGGTGCTGATCGAGAGCGACGGACAGGGTCGCACGGAGCATTATCTGCCGGTGGCGATCGCGGGCGAGCGTGTCGGCAGCGTCGTTTCGCTGACGATCAACGGCAGTGATGGCGAGCGGCTCATCGTATAA
- a CDS encoding DUF2336 domain-containing protein — MSTAGLSIIDEVESAIRLGSAEKGLETARRVTDLFLSSAGSFDDEQIALFDDVLERLIGTIELRALADMGARIALAEISAQLAPIAQAPPSVIRRLAGNDEIRIAGPVLQESARLDDGDLVKIAASKGEPHLLAIAGRWWLKEIVTDALLARRYPSVSRRLAANPGARVSGNGFAAMVGQAEADPELAVSVGVRVDLPSELRRRLLRSASDAVRARLLSRAPPHLFEEIQGAIAAVTVGVDREMSGVRDFEGAKRAIAMLKATGQLSEATLLGFATQRRYEETAAALAALSGSTVEVIRPLMQSLRDDGLLVPCKAAQLSWETTTAVLECRFATGAMKPADLARAQGNYARMTAENARRTLRFWQVRAS; from the coding sequence ATGTCCACGGCCGGGCTATCGATCATCGACGAAGTCGAATCCGCGATTCGGCTCGGCTCGGCGGAAAAGGGGCTGGAAACGGCCCGGCGCGTCACCGACCTGTTCCTGTCCTCCGCCGGCAGTTTTGACGACGAGCAGATCGCGCTGTTCGACGACGTGCTCGAGCGCCTGATCGGCACGATCGAGCTGCGGGCGCTTGCCGACATGGGCGCACGCATTGCGCTCGCCGAGATCAGCGCGCAGCTGGCGCCGATCGCGCAGGCGCCGCCCTCCGTGATCCGCCGCCTCGCCGGCAATGACGAGATCCGCATCGCAGGTCCCGTGCTGCAGGAATCCGCCCGCCTCGACGACGGCGATCTGGTCAAGATTGCAGCATCCAAGGGCGAACCGCATCTGCTCGCGATCGCCGGCCGCTGGTGGCTGAAGGAGATCGTCACCGACGCACTTCTGGCACGCCGCTATCCCAGCGTCAGCCGCCGGCTCGCCGCAAATCCCGGCGCGCGCGTCTCCGGAAACGGATTCGCGGCCATGGTCGGGCAGGCCGAGGCGGATCCTGAACTTGCCGTCAGCGTCGGCGTCCGCGTCGACCTGCCGTCGGAGTTGCGCCGCCGGTTGCTGCGCTCGGCCAGCGATGCCGTGCGCGCCCGCCTGCTGTCGCGCGCACCGCCGCATCTGTTCGAAGAAATCCAGGGCGCGATCGCGGCCGTCACCGTCGGTGTCGATCGCGAGATGTCGGGTGTCCGCGATTTCGAAGGGGCAAAACGCGCGATTGCAATGCTCAAGGCGACCGGCCAGCTCAGCGAAGCGACGCTGCTCGGTTTCGCCACGCAGCGGCGCTATGAAGAGACCGCCGCGGCGCTGGCCGCGCTGTCCGGATCGACCGTCGAGGTGATTCGCCCGCTGATGCAGAGCCTGCGCGACGACGGCTTGTTGGTACCGTGCAAGGCGGCGCAGCTCAGCTGGGAAACCACCACCGCCGTGCTCGAATGCCGTTTTGCGACGGGTGCGATGAAGCCTGCGGACCTTGCAAGAGCGCAGGGGAATTACGCCCGGATGACGGCGGAGAATGCCAGGCGGACGCTGCGGTTCTGGCAGGTCAGGGCGTCGTAG
- a CDS encoding RluA family pseudouridine synthase yields the protein MLDVPQLTADEILARVLHRDGLMLIIDKPAGLPVHRGPKGGANLEASFDALCFGLPRPPVLAHRLDKDTSGCLVLGRHLKATASLGLLFKHGKIGKTYWTVVEGGPTENEGTIDMPLGRLNAERGWWQKPDPEGQKAITNWKVMGRGDGLTWLAMEPVTGRTHQLRVHSSATGWPIFGDNIYGNGPRFGEPKLHLHSREIVVPISRNKEPVRVVAPAPPHMHQKLRACGWNGE from the coding sequence TCCATCGCGACGGGCTGATGCTGATTATCGACAAGCCGGCCGGGCTTCCCGTGCATCGCGGCCCCAAGGGCGGCGCCAATCTGGAGGCCTCGTTCGACGCGCTCTGTTTCGGCCTGCCGCGGCCGCCGGTGTTGGCTCACCGGCTGGACAAGGACACCTCCGGCTGCCTCGTGCTCGGCCGCCACCTCAAGGCAACGGCCTCGCTCGGCCTCCTGTTCAAGCACGGCAAGATCGGCAAGACCTATTGGACCGTGGTCGAGGGTGGCCCCACCGAGAACGAGGGCACCATCGACATGCCGCTCGGCCGGCTCAACGCCGAACGCGGCTGGTGGCAGAAGCCCGATCCCGAGGGACAGAAGGCGATCACCAACTGGAAAGTGATGGGCCGGGGCGACGGCCTCACCTGGCTTGCCATGGAACCGGTGACCGGGCGGACCCATCAATTGCGGGTGCATTCGTCGGCGACCGGCTGGCCGATCTTCGGCGATAACATTTACGGCAACGGCCCCCGTTTCGGCGAGCCGAAGCTGCATCTGCATTCCCGCGAGATCGTGGTGCCGATCTCCCGGAACAAGGAGCCGGTCCGCGTCGTGGCGCCGGCCCCGCCCCACATGCACCAGAAGCTTCGCGCCTGCGGGTGGAATGGGGAATAG